The sequence AACAGGGTGTGGTGTTTAAACACAGATGGCTTTCAAGTTGACCCAAGCTTCATGCCCCTCTGGTGCTTGAGGGTTAAAGAATACATTAAGCTTGTGTACCATAGCTAGTGGTACAAACCTGGTGCTTTTTCCCCTCTTAGATTCACACCCAGTAAATTATTGCACCTTACAGTCTTGTTCTAACAAGAGTCTCTAGAAGGTGCAAGTgctaaaataacagtatattaaCTTAGCTCCCCTCAAGCCGAGAGGTATCACTGTAGCATAATGGACCCTGCAGCTTATGCAGTTGAGTGCATTTTCGACCGGAGGAATGCTTACTTGCTTTGATCGATAGTGACAGACTGACTGGCAGACAAGCATAAGACAGGCAATTTGAGGTTTACTGGGGGGGGTGGGGCGACAGAAGAAGCCCAATACAGAACATTAAAAATGGagaaccccccaccccacccccaccccatccATCCCCAACACAAACATTTGCAACATATTTCTTTGGATGTTTGAGTTtcgcttttccaaaaaaaaaaaaaaaacaagatagttGACTGAGGCGCCAACTGATCGAGAACAGGACCGATAGAAAGATGAGGGGATAGAGAGATAGGAATGGGGGGGTCAGGGAGAGGGTTCTAAAGGGGTACTAGACTGTTCGGACTGATTGGTGCTCTGTTGGAGAGAAACGTGTGAACTGAAGAGGCCGAAACCCGTTCTCGAAGGGGGGGGTCGACGGTTTTAGTAGCGCTTGGTCTTGGTCGTGGAGGATTGTGAATAGGACACTTtgctgctgccaccaccaccgccgctgctgccgccgcTAAAGCCTCCGTATCCTCCACCACTCATAGAGCCTCCTCCCATTCCTCCTCCCATTCCGAATCCACCGCCGCCGCCTCCTCCTCCCATTCCGAATCCACTGCCGCCTCCTCCTCCCATTCCTCCTCCCATTCCTCCTCCCATTCCTCCTCCCATGCCGTATCCGCCGCCGCCTCCTCCCATTCCGAATCCGCCtcctgagacagagagaggggtcaACAGGAGACCAGACCACACACTGTAGAACTGGTGTGCACACAAATCCAGAGTCCTCCAGCTTTTATAGGTATCACTAAATAATGAACTCATAATAACCTGGAAGGAGCTTAAATTGGTTCAGATCAGTAATTTAGGGAGCAGGAGGTTTTTGCATTGTCATATTAATAGGCTATGCCCTATGTGTCCAACCCCCGCTaatctaaaagaaacttaaaaaaaacgtTTCACTCCTTCTCAATGTCCAGACTTCTAAATGTTAATCACAAGATTTGTACTAGAATTACTACTTATTCTACCactgcagttttttaaaaaatgttgttattaatttattgttatgatttaaagaaacattttcttACCAGATGAAGATACACTCTGCTGCATGTGTACTGTGACTGCTCCACCGCCTGAGCTGATTCTGGGGAGAAAATGAAAATCCAAAGCTTAGATAAAAGATACAAATATTGCCTTCCTAAACAGCAACAAGACGGGATATACATGTACAAGTCTGGAGGACTAATAAATGGTTCATAAAGTCCCAACAGGTAATTATTTGTGGCGTTACATTTCGCTTCAATTTACTGTGGGGTCACCGGACCCCCAGAAACCCACACTGTGCTTGTTTAGATAAGGTTTGGACATTTCCTTACCTGCTCTCCTCTCCTTCCAGGAGTTTCCTGTAGGTGGCGATCTCAATATCCAGGGCCAGCTTGACGTTCATCAGCTCCTGGTACTCCCGGACCTGGCGGGCCATGTCCTGTTTGGCTTTCTGGAGAGCGGCCTCCAGATCTGCAATACGGGCCTTGGCGTCTTTCACTGCCAGCTCCCCGCGCTCCTCTGCCTCAGCGATCTGAGCCTCCAGGTTTCCGCGCTGTTGAACAGAAAGGATCATTAGTACTGGATGAGATACCCTCACGGAAAGTACACTGCAACTGTGACGCAATGTGAACGGATGTGGACCAATCCgaaaaacatattttctaataaacacataaataatctCAGACAAGTAATcttaaaatcttttttaaaatgttgtagtgCCATGGCAGTTATTTCGATGTCTTAAGACTAGACTGGATGAGATTCAATCAAAAAAAGAATGCAGCCTCAACGAATATAGCCTTAATACATTTAAGTATCAGGACAGATTGAAGAGTTCAAGGGATCTGCATCTTCCCTCCCAGGAAGAGCATTCATGCATGGCTGCAGCAGACCCCATTGGGTGGGTCCTTGTCCCTGACTCTCACCTGGCCCTTAACAGATTCAATCTCAGAGGTCAGTCTGCTGATCATGCGGTTCAGTTCGGCGATCTCAGATTTGGTGTTGCGCAGGTCATCACCGTACTGTCCGGCGGAGGTGGACATCTCCTCGTACTGCGGGACAGAGAGAAAAGAACAGGATTCaattatatatgcatatatatttcACATATTAATGAATACTTTCATCGTTAGGTGCCAAACACAACAGACTGTGATGCATGCTTTCACCTAGGGCAAGGCTGATCTTATTGAATCCTGTACATATACTGTGCTAAGAGTAATACAGACTAGTTATAGAGACTTTTGCTGAAAAAGATATcaacatttttattatatatagacagatagatatttAATATATTGATATATGAGGGAATATATTAGTATATTTAGTATGtataattatacatttccacATGTTGCACTTATATGGGATTTCCACATAGCGATAGCCTGCTCTCTGCTCACCTTCTGCTTGTACCAGCTCTCAGCCTCGGCACGGCTCTTGGCAGCGATGTCCTCGTACTGAGCGCGCACTTCGGCCACGATGGAGTCCATGTCCAGGTTACGGCTGTTGTCCATCTCCAACACCACTGAGGTGTCCTTGATCTGGGACTGCATCTCGCGAAGCTCCTGgaatgaaacaaaaacagcacacaggacGAGATGTTAGCAAAACTCTGCCTCTTTGTTTTCAAACTGAGGATCGATTGCTTGGGAATCGTCATCAAAGTATAAAAGATGTTCAACGCCATTTAGTTTTAAGCTTCTTCATTAGCAATGCCGTTGTGGCACTGCATTGGcattgcaatggttctgtacgaTTGAAAGAGAAAGATATGATGGTATGAGGCATTGGTAGAATGGCACCACAGTGCCAATGGTATCATTGTGACCAAATACACACTTCTGGTGATCCCATTGGACTACAGAATCATGGTACCATATATGTAACAGACAGATAGTGTGCTACCGTTGTAGGTTCACTGTCCAATACCATTTTAGTTGTTCCAAAAAGTCATCTTAAATCAACTGGAGCTTTTTGTTGTTCCATggcgtgaagggcgctatataaaaataaatgtgtcttgcattgtatttgtgtttgtttttccattGCTCGTAGTGGTCTGCTCATGGGTCTACTGGCTAGAGTTTCTTCTGGGCAGTAGGCTATGATTATGTTGGGATCCGAGTTGGGTTTTACCTCTTCGTAGATGGCCCTGAGGAAGTTAATCTCATCCTGGAGTGCATCGACCTTGGCTTCCAGCTCAACCTTGTTCATGTAAGCACCATCAACATCCTACAAACAGAGAGAGGAATACAAGAAAAGACTTAGTACCACGACTGCATTCAATGCAATCAAACATACCGTTCTGTGGGACAGTGAGAATCATTCTGTGGGGtgtttttcagtgtgtgtgtgtgtgtgtgtgtgtgtgttcaacccCACTGAGCTTAGATATTTACCTTCTTCAGCAGGACAAATTCGTTCTCCACACTGGCACGCTTGTTGATTTCATCCTCGTATCTGTAGATGAAGATGTTTGTTTAGTTCAGTCCAAAAATCTGGTAGGGTCAAGATTATTAGTTTTGGAAACTGCTGAGGATATTGATAAGGGTACTTTGTTTGCCTGTATTGGCTCTTGGCCTTGGTTCTTGTGATTGAGGTTAAAGGAAAGCATTGCCCTAAAGAAGTGATTCTCAGAGTGGTGTGAGTGGAATATAACACAAGATGGCGCTGTCAGTTCTGCATGCAAGTTTATTTAAGATGACTTGTAAACAAGGTGGGGCGGACAGGGAGTATGGTTTCTTGGACTCACTTGTTTTTGAAGTCCTCCACCATGTTCTGCATATTAGACAGATCGCTCTCCAGCTTCATCTTGTCATTGCCCAGGGAGTCGAGCTGCCTGCGCAGGTTGGCGATGTACGCCTCGAACATGGCGTTGATGTTGGACTTGGTGGTGGTCTGTCCCTGCATTAGATTCCACTTGGTCTCCAGCatcttgttctgctgctccagaaaACGGACCTATAAACAGGGAAGGGCAAGCAAATCAGGTCAGAAACACACCTGGCCATGAGGAAGGAGGGGAATGCAGACATTAGAGTTGGATGCAAGTGCAAATTCTCTTTTACtttgccatttttctttttttttgcttttttattataaaacacgATAACATTATAACTGACTGATACAATTGCATTACACTTGAAATACAGTGCAACACCTGTTTTGGCATTCAAACTTTGCCTTGCCACACCCTCTTCTCATTGCAGTTTGCTGAGGGAATTAAACTGTAAcctgaatacaaaaacaaataagatGCAATACTTCATTATAATATGCACTGGAATGCATATTACAGTcactatatattttcttttaagttaTAAAAACTTATCCATGCAACATTTTAACGTTTTAATAAATTGAACATCTGTTTGGGATAGCTGACTCTCTCTTTAATGAAGGGCGTTGTCACAGTGAGGTTTGCCCCAGGCTGAATGaaccaagttttttttaaaacatggctgTAGCTTGAGCAGAATTATCTTTAGGTGGGGCTCGTTGAATGAATGTTAACGTTTACTTGCTGCAGCAAGTCTTTTATGCACGACTGTTGTAAGAATCCTGATTTTCTCACACTTTGGACTTACAGCAACGCCTATCTGTAAAAGCATGCCTGAAGTTCCATCTGAGGGCTAAACAAATACTAACAATGGCTGTCTAGCTAGCATTGGTAAACTCGAATTTGATCCTTTTGACATGCAACACCGCAGATTAAAATTTTAGTGCTGTGAGCTCAGTTCTCTGTGCAATAAAAAGGTAATAAAGAATCTAGTGAAGCCTTCCCTTTTTAATGTAATCTAAGATCAGCAGGATTATAAAATCGAATGCACCTTTTAATTTGACACACATTCTGAAAGCAAATGAACATTTACAGCTAGTATGCATTTGAACAGCTGTACCTGGTTACAATTATACCAAAGTCATTTAATATGATTTTGCATGCTTGTTctgtgaatatgtttttttttcactgtatgctATGTATTTAACTTACTGCTGTCAACTTTTAAAAGGGCTTGCATGTTACAATTTAACattttagaagcttgtcaaattTTTCAATCACACCTAACTTGTTCGCGTCTACATAGTCATACAGAAGCCAGATACAATCAACCCTGATTGGAATCTTGTTTTTCCCTTTACATCCTTACCCTGCATATGGTCTCTTATAACATCTCCTGGGACCAGCACTGCCACCACTTTAAAAAACTCAAACTCAAATAGATAAACTTTTGCTTGTAGTCTGCTTGACTAACAACTTCTAGTCTGCTTGACAAACAGTTGTACCCCTTTACAATTCTAAGTGATTACTTCTCCACCCCTGACACCAGCTCCACAGCACATCACAAAACAGGGACCCGCACTCACCTTGTCGATGAAGGAGGCGAAGCGGTTGTTGAGGCCCTTGATCTGCTCCTTCTCCTGGGAGCGGATCACCTGGATGTTGGGGTCGATCTCCAAGTTGAGGGGGGCCAGTAGGCTTTGGTTGACGGTCACTGCGGTGATGGGGGCGCCCATGCCGCCACCGAAACCTCCGCCACCGAAACCGCCACCCATCCCCATGCCACCACCCATCCCCATGCCACCACCCATCCCCATGCCGCCACCATACCCTCCGCCAAAGccgccgccaccaccaccacccatgCCGCCGTAGCTTGACATGGAGCTGAAGCTGGCTCCACCTCCAtatccgccaccaccaccaccagcacgacCACCGCCGAACGATGAGGACACGACGCTCATCCTGGACCGGCTTGGCATGATCAAGGAACGGCTTCCAAAGCCACCGCCACCGCCACCGCCACCGCTGCTGCTTCTGAAGCTCACTCCTGATCCTTTGAAGCCTCCAGAGCCTCCAGAGCCTCCAGAGCTGCTCTTGGTCGTGGTCATACGAAAGCTGGAAGTCATCTTTGGTTCtagtgttttcttttagtttgtcAAACTAGTGCAAGCTGGCATgaagagagaaacagagagctAGAGAAAGTGAAGAGTCAGTGAGCGGATCAAGAAGGAGAATCAATCTCTCTGAAGAAGCAGAAGCTGAGGCTTGGCTTTTTAAAGCCTTCCTGAACTACAGGGTATGGGGGAGGCGGTACCCTGCTTCTCCATGGCTccctcccactccctctcccAGCTGAAGGCCCACCCATCCTGTCTGACAGGTATCAGCAGAGTGGAATTATTGTAAGCTGATCGACCTGGGCACACCCAGAAAAGAGAGCtagtggggggagggagagagcaggttACGtggtagtagcagtagtagtttTTTGCGGTACACTTTTAATAAGTGAGTCGATCCATTCTTTACTTAGGACAGGTTCCCGATTGAAGTGGGTTTACAAGCAATGCAAAGCAGCTGCAAAAGTCAAATGCAGGCATACACTGACAAGCAAACATTTTATACACCCCAGGCAGCGGTTTTCACCGACATTTAATAGCATTTATGTTCGAAAAAAACTTAGCAATATTTGATTACTAATTTGTATGCATGctcaagatgttttttttgttttttttgttttttttttttttacaaaagtagTTTATTAGATAAAAAGCAACAGTATGTGAACTAATATTAATTACAATatgtaaaatgaataaaaaatgaatgttggGTGTGCCCTATGAGCCTGGCTCTGATTGTGTCTAATGCACCCCTCCCTTTATTCCACCAGGTGCTGAGTTCTAAAGGAATGGAAGATATCCTTTATAACCTCCAGCTGCTACCGTTGAAGTGAAAAAGGCCTATTTGGCTCAAAGAGCGACAAGGTGTTTTCAAGGCGAAGAATGTGTTCCTCCAGATCACACTGCCTTTGGGTGGGGAGGGGAaggcaaacaaactggacagtcagtGTTCTGCTTCTCTGATAAATTGCCCTTTAAAATGAAAACTGGGCTTTGAGTTTCTA comes from Acipenser ruthenus chromosome 42, fAciRut3.2 maternal haplotype, whole genome shotgun sequence and encodes:
- the LOC117966901 gene encoding keratin, type II cytoskeletal 8-like, with amino-acid sequence MTSSFRMTTTKSSSGGSGGSGGFKGSGVSFRSSSGGGGGGGGFGSRSLIMPSRSRMSVVSSSFGGGRAGGGGGGYGGGASFSSMSSYGGMGGGGGGGFGGGYGGGMGMGGGMGMGGGMGMGGGFGGGGFGGGMGAPITAVTVNQSLLAPLNLEIDPNIQVIRSQEKEQIKGLNNRFASFIDKVRFLEQQNKMLETKWNLMQGQTTTKSNINAMFEAYIANLRRQLDSLGNDKMKLESDLSNMQNMVEDFKNKYEDEINKRASVENEFVLLKKDVDGAYMNKVELEAKVDALQDEINFLRAIYEEELREMQSQIKDTSVVLEMDNSRNLDMDSIVAEVRAQYEDIAAKSRAEAESWYKQKYEEMSTSAGQYGDDLRNTKSEIAELNRMISRLTSEIESVKGQRGNLEAQIAEAEERGELAVKDAKARIADLEAALQKAKQDMARQVREYQELMNVKLALDIEIATYRKLLEGEESRISSGGGAVTVHMQQSVSSSGGGFGMGGGGGGYGMGGGMGGGMGGGMGGGGGSGFGMGGGGGGGGFGMGGGMGGGSMSGGGYGGFSGGSSGGGGGSSKVSYSQSSTTKTKRY